In Flavobacteriaceae bacterium, the following proteins share a genomic window:
- a CDS encoding TonB-dependent receptor: protein MLKKTLFFILIAMSIINIYAINNNLHQINGTVKNRKTNLPIEGISIYNETSGAFSYSDVSGYYKLDDISVGDVISFFGLGYEKKQITITQNELDKALDIVLKDIALSLDQVVLVSRERENALTTLVNIDIKNSPVKSSQEILRKVPGLIIGQHAGGGKAEQLFLRGFDVDHGTDVAIEVDGLPVNLPSHAHGQGYSDLHFVIPETINNLDFGKGPYYADKGNFNTAGFVSLQTKKTIDKNLLSLEVGQFNTVRSVGLFKLLESDYSNAYIASELLLTDGVFESPQDFNRFNVLGRYNYNNYDDQEFTLSLSHFQSRWNASGQIPQRAVGQGLIGRFGAIDDTEGGITGRNNIWANHRKQLSEHEELKSKAFISLYDFELYSNFTFFLNDPVNGDQIRQREQRTIIGVETVYKRTFDLANKNNRLRFKAGIGFRYDDVNDVELSRTRNRRETLSRLAFGDVDETNIYSFADATYKLGNWSFNPGLRVDYFKFGYDNFIAGLRTDPAGDNVFDSRQVDDAIVSPKFNTTFTPNNNFQLFLKAGFGFHSNDSRVVTNPEGLLAENIQNNQNSENLDTLPSAFGVDIGTIFKPVDKLVLNATIWSLSLQQEFVFVGDESVVEPSGRSQRFGAEFGARYQFNNWLYANFDINYTLARSIDEPDGQDFIPLAPDLTSSGGISVQNLGKFSGGINYRLIDDRPANEDNSIEAEGYFVTDLNANYNFAKNWSIGLIIENLFDTEWNETQFASETRLFNEAAPVEEITFTPGTPFSARLKLSVTF, encoded by the coding sequence ATGTTAAAGAAAACACTTTTTTTTATACTCATAGCAATGAGTATTATAAATATATATGCAATAAACAATAACCTACACCAAATAAATGGTACGGTAAAAAACAGAAAAACAAATTTACCTATTGAAGGAATCAGTATATATAATGAAACTTCTGGAGCATTTTCATATTCTGATGTGTCAGGGTATTATAAATTAGATGACATTTCTGTTGGAGATGTGATTAGCTTTTTCGGACTTGGTTATGAAAAGAAACAAATAACCATAACTCAGAACGAGTTGGATAAAGCACTAGATATAGTTCTTAAAGATATAGCTTTATCATTAGATCAAGTTGTTCTTGTATCTAGAGAAAGAGAAAATGCTTTAACCACCTTGGTTAATATAGATATTAAAAACAGTCCAGTTAAATCCTCTCAAGAAATTCTTCGTAAAGTTCCAGGGTTAATTATTGGACAACATGCAGGAGGTGGTAAAGCTGAGCAACTTTTTTTAAGAGGATTTGACGTAGACCACGGTACTGATGTTGCTATAGAGGTAGATGGATTGCCAGTTAATTTACCATCTCATGCTCACGGCCAAGGATATTCAGATCTTCATTTTGTTATTCCAGAAACGATAAATAATTTAGATTTTGGGAAAGGGCCTTATTATGCTGATAAAGGAAACTTTAATACTGCAGGTTTTGTAAGCTTACAAACAAAAAAAACCATAGATAAAAACCTGTTATCTTTAGAAGTGGGTCAATTTAACACAGTTCGTTCAGTTGGGTTATTTAAACTTTTGGAGAGTGATTATAGTAATGCTTATATAGCTTCAGAATTGTTACTAACAGATGGTGTGTTTGAATCTCCTCAAGATTTTAATAGATTTAATGTTTTAGGGCGTTATAATTATAATAATTATGATGATCAAGAGTTTACCCTTTCCTTATCTCATTTTCAAAGTCGATGGAATGCTTCAGGACAAATCCCTCAACGAGCAGTCGGCCAAGGCTTAATAGGGCGTTTTGGAGCTATAGATGATACTGAAGGTGGTATTACAGGACGCAATAATATATGGGCAAATCATAGAAAACAATTAAGCGAACACGAAGAGTTAAAATCTAAAGCCTTTATATCTCTTTATGATTTTGAATTGTATTCAAACTTTACTTTTTTTCTAAATGATCCTGTAAATGGAGATCAAATACGTCAAAGAGAACAACGAACTATTATAGGAGTAGAAACCGTGTACAAACGTACTTTTGATTTAGCAAATAAGAATAATAGGTTGCGATTTAAAGCAGGAATAGGGTTCCGTTATGATGATGTTAATGATGTCGAATTATCACGAACACGTAACCGAAGAGAAACCTTATCTAGACTAGCATTTGGTGATGTAGATGAAACTAATATTTATTCGTTTGCAGATGCGACTTATAAATTAGGAAACTGGAGTTTTAATCCTGGTTTAAGGGTTGATTATTTTAAGTTTGGGTACGATAATTTTATTGCTGGTCTTAGAACAGATCCTGCTGGTGACAATGTTTTTGATAGTAGACAAGTAGATGATGCAATCGTCAGTCCAAAGTTTAATACGACATTTACCCCTAATAATAATTTCCAATTGTTCCTTAAAGCTGGTTTTGGATTTCACTCTAACGATAGTAGAGTGGTTACAAACCCAGAAGGTTTATTAGCTGAAAATATTCAAAATAACCAAAATAGCGAAAACTTAGATACATTGCCGTCTGCTTTTGGTGTAGATATAGGAACGATTTTTAAACCAGTAGATAAGCTTGTTTTAAACGCGACTATATGGAGCCTTTCTTTACAACAAGAATTTGTATTTGTAGGAGATGAATCTGTTGTAGAGCCAAGTGGACGATCACAACGTTTTGGTGCAGAGTTTGGAGCACGTTATCAATTTAACAACTGGTTATATGCGAATTTTGATATTAATTATACACTAGCTAGAAGTATTGATGAACCGGATGGGCAAGATTTTATTCCATTAGCTCCAGATTTAACGTCATCTGGAGGAATATCTGTTCAAAATCTTGGGAAGTTTTCTGGAGGAATAAATTACCGTCTTATAGACGATAGACCAGCAAATGAGGATAATTCTATTGAAGCAGAAGGGTATTTCGTAACAGATTTGAATGCCAATTATAATTTTGCTAAAAATTGGTCTATAGGATTAATTATTGAAAACTTATTTGATACTGAATGGAATGAAACACAATTTGCTTCAGAAACAAGATTGTTTAATGAAGCAGCTCCTGTAGAAGAAATTACATTTACACCAGGAACGCCTTTTTCGGCAAGATTAAAACTTTCTGTTACTTTCTAA
- a CDS encoding LysM peptidoglycan-binding domain-containing protein, with protein MIFRLCLIIFMLNFWVGISQTKDSIVSQNQIVKDTVIDGKLTVDANLKPVEDSLSNRVLKDNLFAKEIDEKWRNELYNSSLYDTIYKSVRELEYDSIYYPELHTDTLKSRLKELNARTPFNIEYNPSLESVIKSYLKNRKKHLERLMSLSKFYFPMFEKELDNYNIPLEIKYLAIVESALKPRARSRVGATGLWQFMYTTGKQFGLDVSSYVDERSDPIMSTEAACKYLASLYKIFGDWDLALAAYNSGPGNVTKAIRRSGGYQNYWNIRPNLPRETAGYLPAFLATMYIFEYAEEHGLKADIPEITYVETDTIRVKQLITLDQISELIDVPIEELQFLNPSYKLDIIPFIKDEDYVLRLPLEKVGEFVNNEQKIYAFAKAEIEKREKPLPQFTKAESRIRYRVRSGDYLGKIARRYGVRVSQIKQWNGLRNNNLRIGQRLTIFPRKPVTNTKTSTIKSNSTSKTTNGKTYTVKKGDSLWSIAQKFPGVSVQNIKDWNDISGTNLNEGTTLVVSKK; from the coding sequence ATGATATTTCGATTGTGTTTAATAATTTTTATGTTGAATTTTTGGGTGGGAATTTCTCAAACTAAAGATTCAATTGTATCTCAAAATCAGATTGTTAAAGATACCGTTATTGATGGAAAATTAACTGTTGATGCTAATTTAAAACCTGTTGAAGATTCATTATCAAATAGAGTTTTAAAAGATAATTTATTTGCTAAAGAGATAGATGAGAAATGGCGTAATGAACTTTATAATTCCTCACTCTATGATACTATATATAAATCTGTTCGTGAGTTAGAATACGACTCAATTTATTATCCAGAATTGCATACAGATACTTTAAAATCTAGATTAAAAGAATTAAATGCCAGAACTCCTTTTAATATTGAATATAATCCATCTCTAGAGAGTGTTATAAAAAGTTATTTAAAAAACAGAAAAAAACATTTAGAGCGCTTGATGTCATTAAGTAAGTTTTATTTTCCAATGTTTGAAAAAGAACTTGATAATTATAATATCCCTTTAGAAATTAAATATTTAGCTATTGTAGAATCTGCATTAAAACCAAGAGCAAGATCAAGAGTTGGTGCCACAGGATTGTGGCAATTTATGTACACAACAGGAAAACAGTTTGGGTTAGATGTCAGCAGTTATGTTGATGAACGAAGTGATCCCATAATGTCCACAGAAGCTGCGTGTAAATATTTAGCGAGTTTATATAAAATTTTTGGAGATTGGGATTTAGCATTAGCGGCTTATAATTCAGGGCCAGGGAATGTAACTAAAGCGATTAGGCGTTCTGGAGGATATCAGAATTATTGGAATATTCGACCTAATCTTCCACGTGAAACAGCTGGATATCTACCAGCATTTTTAGCAACGATGTATATTTTTGAATATGCTGAAGAACATGGTTTAAAAGCGGATATTCCTGAAATCACTTATGTCGAAACCGATACAATTCGTGTAAAACAATTAATTACGTTAGATCAAATTTCAGAATTGATAGATGTTCCTATTGAAGAACTCCAGTTTTTAAACCCATCTTATAAGTTAGATATCATTCCATTTATAAAAGATGAAGACTATGTTTTACGATTGCCTTTAGAAAAAGTTGGTGAATTTGTAAATAACGAACAGAAAATATACGCTTTTGCTAAAGCTGAGATTGAAAAACGAGAAAAACCGTTACCACAATTTACAAAAGCAGAATCCAGAATTAGGTATAGAGTACGTTCGGGAGATTATCTTGGTAAAATTGCAAGACGCTATGGTGTAAGAGTAAGTCAAATAAAGCAATGGAATGGATTAAGAAATAATAACTTACGTATAGGGCAGCGATTAACTATTTTTCCAAGAAAACCTGTTACTAATACAAAAACGAGTACTATAAAATCAAATTCTACTTCAAAAACAACCAATGGGAAAACCTATACAGTAAAAAAAGGCGATTCATTATGGAGCATTGCTCAAAAATTTCCTGGAGTTTCTGTTCAAAATATTAAAGATTGGAACGATATTAGTGGTACAAACTTAAATGAAGGTACAACGTTAGTTGTTTCTAAAAAATAA
- a CDS encoding DUF4837 family protein, translating into MKKILLLLISLPLLISCGSDGSKSQRIVSNSSGNINSLSVVIDNDLWEGSIGKTIRDSIGVSVYGLPQDEPSFTMKQLPPVVFTDFARKNRIVLKIEKGKEADTKFFENAYARPQKMVVVSGNTNKEIVDQLLENQEKIISAFKNEEIKEKQRRISKSLNKNNNIEDKLGVTINFPSAYRVAKEEDNFFWMRRDIETGTLNLMIYEMPLDYISKGETALDDIIRMRDSIGQTHIPGPSEGTFMITDQAYWPSIEKTILDNKPTTVTKSTWIVKNQFMSGPFINYVVEDDINKRILIVEGFAFAPSVSKRNYVFELESIIKSIKIK; encoded by the coding sequence ATGAAGAAAATATTACTATTACTAATAAGTTTACCATTACTTATCTCTTGTGGGAGTGACGGTTCTAAAAGTCAGCGTATTGTATCTAATTCATCTGGGAATATAAATAGTTTATCTGTAGTTATAGATAATGATTTATGGGAAGGAAGTATAGGAAAAACTATTAGAGATTCGATAGGCGTTTCTGTTTATGGGTTACCTCAAGATGAGCCATCATTTACGATGAAACAATTACCACCTGTAGTTTTTACAGATTTTGCTAGAAAAAACAGGATAGTTTTAAAAATAGAGAAAGGTAAAGAAGCTGATACTAAATTTTTTGAAAATGCCTATGCTAGACCACAAAAAATGGTAGTGGTTAGTGGTAATACTAATAAAGAGATTGTCGATCAGTTATTAGAGAATCAAGAAAAAATAATTTCAGCGTTTAAGAATGAAGAAATTAAAGAAAAACAACGCCGTATTTCTAAATCCCTTAATAAAAACAATAATATTGAAGATAAATTAGGGGTAACGATTAATTTTCCATCTGCTTATAGAGTCGCGAAAGAGGAAGACAATTTTTTCTGGATGCGTAGAGATATAGAAACAGGAACATTAAATTTAATGATTTATGAAATGCCGTTAGATTATATTTCTAAAGGAGAAACTGCATTAGATGATATTATAAGAATGAGAGATTCTATTGGGCAAACTCATATTCCTGGCCCTTCTGAAGGTACATTTATGATAACAGATCAAGCTTATTGGCCATCTATAGAAAAAACGATTTTAGATAATAAACCTACAACTGTAACAAAGAGTACATGGATTGTAAAAAATCAATTTATGTCTGGCCCATTTATAAATTACGTAGTGGAAGATGATATAAATAAAAGAATTTTAATTGTAGAAGGGTTTGCTTTTGCGCCATCAGTGAGCAAAAGAAACTATGTATTCGAACTGGAATCTATTATAAAATCAATAAAGATTAAATGA